One segment of Polyangiaceae bacterium DNA contains the following:
- a CDS encoding sigma 54-interacting transcriptional regulator, whose amino-acid sequence MGCPPDTTATLQKERLELSKLSRFVVRVVEGPDRGKSWTLDADRPCRVLVGSGPACEVRLTDRHVSRRHAALDLDGTELRLTDLGSTNGTLLGTVRVIEAIISPGAVLRLGDTTLGVEASAPESAYHLTTRSAFGAMVGESMAMRRLYPLCERLAASDVPVLVEGETGTGKELVAEALHSEGKRAAGPFVVFDCAAITPSLVESHLFGHERGAFTGATHPRRGVFELASGGTLFIDEIGDLDISLQARLLRAIERGEVCRVGSERWISVDVRIVAATRRDLDKEVQAGRFRDDLFFRLAVARLELPPLRRRHGDVGLLARHFWDRQATPEQVLPYELFERFEEYDWPGNVRELHNAVARRAALGDLAEFEVDAGETDVGDVIERILESELPLSTAKQKLMLEFERRYVERMLARHGGDVTKAVAASGIARRYFNVLRAKHRQ is encoded by the coding sequence ATGGGCTGCCCGCCGGACACAACGGCCACCCTGCAGAAAGAGCGCCTGGAGCTGTCGAAGCTCTCGCGCTTCGTGGTGCGCGTGGTGGAGGGGCCCGACCGTGGCAAGAGCTGGACGCTGGACGCAGACAGACCGTGCCGTGTCTTGGTCGGCAGCGGCCCCGCCTGCGAAGTGCGACTGACGGATAGGCACGTGTCGCGGCGTCACGCCGCCTTGGACCTCGATGGGACCGAGTTGCGCCTCACGGATCTGGGCTCGACGAACGGCACGCTGCTTGGAACCGTGCGCGTGATCGAGGCCATCATTTCGCCGGGAGCTGTCTTGCGCTTGGGCGATACTACTTTGGGTGTGGAGGCTAGCGCGCCGGAGAGCGCCTACCACCTCACGACGCGCTCCGCTTTCGGTGCCATGGTAGGTGAGAGCATGGCGATGCGGCGCTTGTATCCGCTATGCGAGCGCCTCGCAGCCAGCGATGTCCCCGTGCTGGTGGAAGGAGAAACCGGCACGGGCAAAGAGCTGGTGGCCGAAGCGTTGCACAGCGAAGGCAAGCGAGCCGCCGGACCCTTCGTCGTCTTCGACTGCGCGGCGATCACGCCTTCCTTGGTGGAGTCTCACTTGTTCGGGCACGAGCGCGGCGCATTCACTGGCGCGACGCACCCTCGCAGAGGCGTGTTCGAGCTTGCCTCGGGCGGCACGCTGTTCATCGACGAGATTGGCGACCTGGATATTTCGCTTCAGGCGCGACTGCTACGTGCCATCGAACGAGGCGAAGTGTGTCGCGTGGGCAGTGAACGCTGGATCAGCGTGGACGTGCGCATCGTGGCGGCCACGCGGCGCGACCTGGACAAGGAAGTGCAGGCGGGCAGGTTTCGCGACGATCTGTTCTTCCGTCTCGCCGTGGCTCGTCTGGAGCTGCCCCCGTTGCGTCGCCGCCATGGTGACGTAGGTCTGCTGGCGCGTCACTTTTGGGACCGCCAGGCGACGCCCGAGCAAGTCCTTCCCTACGAGCTCTTCGAGCGCTTCGAAGAGTACGACTGGCCCGGCAATGTGCGTGAGCTGCACAACGCGGTGGCGCGCCGCGCCGCCCTCGGGGATTTGGCGGAGTTCGAGGTCGACGCGGGTGAAACCGACGTGGGAGACGTGATCGAACGAATCCTGGAGAGCGAACTGCCGCTGAGCACTGCGAAACAAAAGCTCATGCTCGAGTTCGAGCGGCGCTACGTGGAGCGCATGCTGGCGCGACATGGTGGCGACGTGACGAAGGCCGTGGCGGCTTCGGGGATTGCGCGGCGCTACTTCAACGTGCTGCGCGCCAAGCACCGTCAGTAG